A stretch of the Lactuca sativa cultivar Salinas chromosome 9, Lsat_Salinas_v11, whole genome shotgun sequence genome encodes the following:
- the LOC111898152 gene encoding uncharacterized protein LOC111898152, producing MANKKRVRLPTRKVILERQAVREELLHNLLEGGQCRDLIRMSENAFRRLCEILQTVGGLRRTQRMSVEEHVARFLHIVSNDLRTRFTSWMYRRSRSTTSRCFHRVLRSIIAIEGLYIQQPTGDVVPREIQESTRFYPFFKDCIGAIDGTHVRVHMPNRDAPRYRGRKGYPTINVLAACTFDLKFTYVLTGWEGTASDSRIIKNAFTRNDKLLIPSGKYCLVDGGLPHTNKLMAPYRGVRYHFKEYSMRGPQNSKELFNLRHASLRNTIERAFGVLKRRFPIIRSTTEPFYSCETQSAIFLACCILHNFLLDEDRDINLEDEVMQEILNGPQEQDRRTSTETNEGNRMAEQLRNSIANEMWANYLTHSNN from the exons ATGGCCAACAAAAAGCGGGTTAGGTTACCCACTAGAAAAGTTATTTTAGAAAGACAAGCTGTACGGGAAGAGTTGCTCCACAATCTTTTAGAAGGTGGTCAATGTCGTGACCTTATTCGTATGAGTGAAAATGCTTTTAGGAGATTGTGTGAAATCTTACAAACTGTAGGTGGTCTACGACGTACGCAACGCATGTCCGTTGAGGAACATGTTGCTAGATTTTTGCATATTGTAAGTAATGATTTGCGAACTCGGTTTACCTCGTGGATGTATCGTCGCTCTAGATCAACAACGAGTAGGTGCTTCCATAGAGTATTACGATCGATTATAGCAATAGAAGGTCTTTATATTCAGCAACCTACAGGTGATGTTGTCCCGAGAGAAATTCAAGAAAGCACGAGATTTTATCCTTTTTTCAAGGATTGTATAGGGGCAATAGATGGAACACATGTTCGTGTCCATATGCCTAATAGAGATGCCCCTAGATACCGTGGTCGTAAGGGATACCCGACAATAAATGTATTAGCTGCTTGTACATTTGATTTGAAGTTTACGTATGTGTTAACGGGTTGGGAGGGTACTGCATCAGACTCGAGAATAATAAAGAACGCATTTACTAGAAATGATAAACTGCTAATTCCATCAG GTAAATATTGTTTAGTAGATGGGGGTTTGCCTCATACGAATAAACTAATGGCGCCATATAGAGGTGTTAGATATCATTTCAAAGAGTACTCCATGCGTGGTCCACAAAATTCTAAAGAGTTGTTTAATCTTCGTCATGCTTCTTTACGTAACACCATTGAGCGAGCTTTTGGTGTCCTTAAAAGAAGGTTTCCTATCATTCGAAGTACAACGGAACCATTTTACTCTTGTGAAACACAATCTGCCATATTTTTGGCATGTTGTATTCTACACAACTTTTTATTAGATGAAGACCGCGACATAAATCTTGAAGATGAGGTGATGCAAGAGATCTTAAACGGACCACAAGAGCAAGATCGTCGTACTTCAACAGAAACAAATGAGGGTAATAGAATGGCAGAGCAACTAAGGAATTCAATTGCAAATGAAATGTGGGCAAATTATTTGACACATTCAAACAATTAA
- the LOC111898151 gene encoding uncharacterized protein At2g29880-like: protein MIKQEAGGSEKEQVKWSEIMDYAYIQAMIKQQEAGNRVNGSFTPTAYAQMVEELNTNHQMDITKSHLKNRYKTLKKHFSQWYDVFRGISMSGFSWNSSTQLIEAEEEVWDNLIKSKPEAMSLKTKKIAYFDEMLMLFARDRASGAHAETAKERNARLNKNENIQVETIKEVDDMLANNEIHLENEYVDLDDNIQDVIPPPFSQEQSSCAKKCKSKKRKFEDDDEEEDINSKIMKSVDNVAAAIREGNIIFDRAYPREYTGEEIYRELELVGLEPHELPRALNFLATNQAKARTLFSCPLQIRMGVLKDMMGARD, encoded by the exons ATGATCAAACAGGAAGCTGGTGGTAGTGAAAAGGAACAAGTTAAATGGTCAGAAATAATGGATTATGCGTACATCCAAGCGATGATTAAACAACAAGAGGCAGGCAATAGGGTGAATGGTAGTTTCACACCAACTGCATATGCTCAAATGGTTGAGGAATTGAACACAAACCATCAAATGGatattaccaaaagtcatttgaAGAATCGCTACAAAaccttaaaaaaacatttttcgcAATGGTACGATGTGTTTAGGGGAATTTCAATGAGCGGGTTCTCTTGGAATTCGTCTACTCAACTAATAGAAGCGGAGGAAGAAGTATGGGATAATTTAATAAAA TCAAAACCTGAGGCTATGTCGTTAAAGACAAAAAAGATTGCATACTTCGATGAGATGTTGATGTTATTTGCAAGGGATAGGGCATCTGGTGCACATGCTGAGACAGCGAAAGAAAGAAATGCCcgattaaataaaaatgaaaatattcaaGTTGAAACAATTAAAGAAGTTGATGACATGTTAGCTAACAATGAAATTCATTTGGAGAACGAATATGTTGATCTTGATGATAACATTCAGGATGTTATTCCACCTCCTTTTTCACAAGAACAGTCTTCATGTGCAAAGAAGTGTAAGAGTAAAAAGAGGAAATTTGAAGACGACGATGAAGAAGAAGATATTAACTCAAAGATAATGAAATCGGTTGATAATGTGGCTGCTGCTATCAGGGAGGGTAATATAATTTTTGATAGAGCTTATCCTCGGGAATATACAGGGGAAGAAATTTATAGAGAATTGGAGTTGGTGGGTTTGGAACCCCATGAATTACCGAGGGCTCTAAATTTTTTGGCAACAAATCAAGCAAAAGCTAGGACATTGTTCAGTTGTCCCCTTCAGATACGGATGGGTGTCCTCAAAGATATGATGGGTGCACGTGATTAA